AGCTGCGGGACGATGGTGGATTCGACGTCGGATGAGATGCCGGTGCCTCGGGTCCTGAAGAGGGAGTCCATCTCATCGAAGAAGACGATCACGGGCACGCCTTCGTCCGACTTCTCCCGGGCTCGCTGGAAGATCAGCCGGATCTGCCGCTCGGTCTCGCCTACGTACTTGTTGAGGAGCTCCGGACCCTTGATATTGAGGAAGTAGGACCGGGCGTCGTCGTGGCCCGTACGCCTGGCCACCGCGTCGGCCAGGCTGTTGGCCACCGCTTTGGCGATGAGGGTCTTGCCGCATCCCGGCGGCCCGTAGAGGAGGACGCCCTTGGGTGCCACCAGCCCGTATTCCTCGAACAGGTCCCGGTGGACGTACGGGAGTTCCACCGCGTCCTTGATCGCTTCGATCTGGTCGTGAAGTCCGCCCACATGGTCGTAGGTGACGTCGGGAACCTCCTCGAGCACCAGTTCCTCCACCTCAGGCCGGATCAGCCTCTCGTAGGCCAGGCCGTGGCGGGGGTCGATGCGGACGTGGTCCCCGATTCTCAAGAAGACCCGCTGCAGTGGCCCGGCCAACTCCACGACCCGCTCCTCATCGGCGTGGGCCATCACCAGTAGCCGCTCTTCGGAGAGGATCTCCTTGATGGTGACGACCTGACCCTGGCGGTCGAAGTCCCTCACCTCCACGATGTTCATCGAGTCGTTCACCAGCACCTGCTGGCCGCGCTGGAGTTCCTTGATCTCGATGGAGGGCTGGGCGTTCACGCGCATCTGCCGCCCCCCGCTGATCACGTCGACGGTGCTGTCGCTGTTGACGCCCAGGACCGTGGCGAACGGATTGGGGGCGGTGGTGAGCTTGTCCACCTCTGCCCGGAGCATGGCGAGTTGCTCCCTGGCCTCCTCCAGGACAGCGGACAGCTTCTCGTTACGCTGGCCTGCCAGGTTGAGCTGGGACTTGGCCTCGGTGAGACGGCTCTCCAGGAGCCGGACCCGGCGCGGGCCGTCCTGGAGGCGACGGCGCAGCACGGAGACCTCTTCCTCGAGCGCGTGGACGGTGCCTCGGAGCGCGTTGATCCTGTGCTCGTATTCGTACGGCATCTGTCGGTCAGTCATTCACCCGCCTGAGCATTGCGGGCAGTATACGAGTGGATGCGGACTTCCCGGACAATCTCATACCCCTCACGGCGGGTTGACGCATCGGGCGGTGGTCACGAATCCGGTATGGCCGACCATCCCGTGATCCGGGCGGACCGAGCGGCCCGCGACGTGCCAGGTCCGGAGCAGGATCTCGAAGGTCTCGACATCGACGAACCGCCCGCTGGACTCCAGGGCGCTGTGGAACCTGTCAACCTGCGGAACGGTGGGGACGTAGCCGGCCACCAGACCTCCGGGTCGTAGCGTCTCGGCCGTGGCCGGGATGACCTGCCAGGGCTCCGCCAGGTCCAGAACGAGGCGGTCGTGCTCGACCTCGGCCGCGATCTCACGGACGTCGCCCACCCGAAGGTCCAGGTGGTCTGGAATCGAGCCGAAGTAGCGCTCGACGTTGGCCCGTCCGCGGGCGGCGTGGTCCTCGCGGAGCTCGCACGAGATCACCCTGCCGGTCCGACCCACCGCCCGGACCAGGGCCAGAGTGGCGGCCCCGGAGCCCGTGCCGGCCTCCAGGACGGTGGCGCCGGGCCGGATGTCGGCATACACGAGGATCGGGCCGAGATCCTTGGGGTACACCACCTGCGGCCCGCGCCGCATCTTGAGTACGTAATCGGCCAGGCGAGGACGGACGCCTATCAACGGCGCGCCGTTGGAGGATGTGAACCTGGTCCCCTCGGGCCGGCCGATGATGTCGGCGTGGGCAAGGCTTCCCCGGTGGTACTGGAAGGTGCCGGTGGAGCGAAGTTGCAAGAGGTACTTGCGCCCCTTGTCGTCGAGCAGGAGAGCCGGCTCGCCCTCCCCGAACGGGATTCCCGCCGCCACGACGGTCAAAACCCGATCGAGGCCAGGCTGGCCACCAAGGTCAGCACCATGCCGGCCACGGTGACCCAAACCACCACTTTCACCCATGTGGGCGTGTGCCTCATATGCTCCTCTCCTGGTGCTCCGGCGAGGCGTATTTTCGAGTCGTCGTCTCCGCACTCCGAACACCTCTCCGCCAATCTAGTGTGATGAGCCCGCCCGAAGAACGCGAAAATCGACGCCCCGGCAAACGGTTGCTCCGCCCCGGGCCCTCCCCCGCCACCACCTGTCCTTGGCGTGGGGGCGTGTTGGGCCATACCCGGGTTGGAGCCGGGTGTGGGCGGGTCGCTCCCATAAGCCGGTATGTTCCCTGCGGGCCGGGTCGCTCCGATCGGTAACGCTTGCGTCCGGTGTAGGTGCTTGGCGGTCGGCAACGTATCGCGGACGTGTGACACTTTCAACCCCTTCGTCGCGGCCAGTGAGCCTGGCGTCCCTCCCACCGGCCACGAGGACATGGCTAGCCTGAGCGGTGATGATCCGGTTCCTCTCCGCTCGTCGCGGTGCTCGTTACCTCTTCCAGGGCCTTCGAGAAGGCAAGTCGCCGCTCATACTGGTAGGCCTGATCGTGCTGGTGGCGCGGTTTAACAGGCGTTGGCGGCCGGACCGCTCACGGGTAGCAACGGTAAAGGTGAAGGCCGGTGAGACCGTCGGCCTACGGGTCTCGCGGCCGGGCGAGGCGCCGGCGACCTTCCGGGTAGACAGCTAGAGAACTACAGGCGGTGGATCTCGACCCGGGCTCCGCGGCGCCTGGCGCGCCTCCGTCCGGCCAGGAAGACGACGGCGAGCGCGCCCGCCCAGGCCAACGCGTTCCTCATCGCGGCCGAGCGGACGAAGTCGCCGGTGTCGTTGACGGCTTCCTCGATCTGGTGAGCCTTGGCCTCGATGTCGTCACGGGTGATCACAGGGACTCCCTGGGTCGGTTGGCCAGCCACATCACGAAGAGGGCCAGCAGAACGGCCAGTGCCGCGCCGATGAAGTAGCCCAGGACACTCCACAGCGCGCTGTCGGGAAGCAGGTCCAGCACCAGTCTGAGCCCTGCGATCGAGAGCATCAACCACCCCGCGGCGAACAGCAGTCCGGCCAGCAGGCTGAACCCCGCGAAACGCGCCACCCGGCGCAAGGGCGCCACCGCCTCCTGGGCGAGGTACGCCTTCGACATCTCGAGCAGTTCGGATATCAACTGGGGGATTTCGGCTTGCTTCATGGCGTGTGTGATCCGGCAGGGGCGCTCAAGCCTAGTGGTCGGTGGGTATTCCTCAAGGAGATCCGGAGTCTCGCCTCAGGGCCCCAGCGACGTCCGCAACCCGGAGAGGGCGGGCTTCATCCCAGCAAGGGCTTGTAGGCCTCCAGGAACTGCTGGTATGTGGCCACTCCCGATCTCTGCCGCTCGATCTCGTCATCGGTCAGCCGCCTCACCGGCTTGGCCGGGATACCCATGGCGAGGGTCCAGGGCGGGATGACCCGTCCCTCCGGCAGCACCGCCCCGGACGCCAGCCAGGCGCCCTCACCCAGTTCGGAGCCGGTGAGCGCCATAGAGCCGATCCCGACCAGGCAATGGTCTCCGACCCTCACGCTGTGCAGCACCGCGGCGTGTCCCACCGTGGTGTCCCTGCCGACCACACACGGGAAGCCGGGGTCGCAATGCATCACCACGTTGTCCTGGAGGTTTGATCCCTCCCCCACCACCACCCGGTCCAATTCGGCGCGGATAACCACCCCGAACATGACCACGGCGCGGGCTTCGATCACGGCGTTGCCGTAGATGTGAACGCCCGGCGCCACGAAGGAGTCGGGATGGATGGAGGGGGATCCCAGGACCACCGGTCCCTCGGGCTCCCCGTGGGTTTGATCGACCCGGGACACGACCGAAGGATACCTCCGGCTAGTGGTCTGTCTGTGGAATGGCGGCATGGTGTGGCGTCGGCAGCGGTGTTCCTCGCAAGGCCCGGTGACGAAGGCGTACCCGCAGCGGTACGTAGAGGAAGCGGAACGCAGCGACGGGACGCCGATGACCGCCAGACCACGCCTGGTTGTTCCGCAGACAGACCACAGGTGTCGGAGAGAGGACTCGAACCTCCACGCCCTTGCGGGCACTAGGCCCTCAACCTAGCGCGTCTACCAGTTCCGCCACTCCGACCCGAGCGGGGGCACGAGTATACCCACCGCGGGGCCCTTGATCAGTTGACGCCGAGCCGGGCGATCCGGTCGAGCACCCCGGTTCGCTCCGCGCCGATGGTGGTGCTGTCACCATGGCCGGTGTGGACGACGGTCTCGTCCGGTAGGACCAGCAACATGTCGCGGATACTCCGGAGCAGGGTGGGCCGATCGCTGAAGCTCCGTCCGGTAGCCCCCGGACCCCCGTTGAACAGGGTGTCTCCCGAGAACACCAGCCCGCTTCCATCGTCCAGGAAGCAGCACGAGCCCGGTGAGTGACCAGGGGTGTGGATCACTGCCAGCTCGTGTCCGGCCGCCCGCAGGGTGGCGCCGTGGGCCAGGTCGCGATCAGGTGTGGCATCGGCATACACCATGTCCCACAGCATCCGGTCGTCGGGGTGCAGCATGATGGGAGCGTCTACGTGCTCACGCAGGGCGACCGCCGAGTTGATGTGGTCGTTATGGCCGTGGGTTGCGACGATGGCAATCACTCGCCGTCCCGCTACCGCCTCCACTATCGGCGCGTGATCGTGGCCGGCGTCGATCACCAGAACCTCCTGATCGTTACCGATCAGCCAGATGTTGTTGGTGACCTCCCACTCCCCGCCGTCGAGGCGGAACAGCCCGTCGGTGGTTACCAGTTCGAGTGGCATGGTCGAGCCCGCCCTAAAAGACGACGACCGAACGAAGTACTTCCCCGCGCTCCATCTTGTGGAAGGCCTCCTCTACGTCTCCCACTCCGATCGTCTCGGAGACGAAGCGGTCCAGATCGAGACGGCCCTGGAGGTACAGGTCGATCAGCATGGGGAAGTCCTTGGAGGGGAGGCAGTCCCCGTACCAACTCGACTTCAGGGCGCCTCCGCGGCCGAAGACCTCGATGAACGGCAACTCGAGGGTCATGTCGGGGGCGGGCACCCCCACGAGCACCACGGTGCCGGCCAGGTCACGGGCCTTGAAGGCCTGCTGGTAGACGTGTGGCAGGCCGATCGCCTCGATGGCCACATCGACCCCGTTGCCTCCGGTCAGCGCCTTGATGGCATGGACCGGGTCCTCGTCGTTGGAGTTGATGGTGTGGGTGGCCCCGAACTCTGTCGCCCATTCGAGTTTCCGGTCGTCGATGTCCACCCCGATGATGGTGGTGGCTCCGGCGAGCTTGGCCCCGGCGATGGCGCCGTCGCCGACTCCTCCGCAGCCGAACACCGCCACGCTGTCGCCCGGGCCCACGCCCCCGGTGTTCATGGCGGCCCCTATGCCTGCCATGACCCCGCAACCGAGCAGGCCGGCCGCCACCGGCGAGGCGGCGGGGTCCACCTTCGTGCACTGCCCGGCCGCCACGAGGGTGGCATCCGCGAACGCGCCGATGCCGAGGGCAGCCGACAGCTCCGTGCCGTCGGCGAGGGTCATCTTCTGGGAAGCATTGTGGGTGCTGAAACAGATGTTGGGCCGGCCCCGCAGGCATGACCGGCACTGGCCGCAAACCGCCCGCCAGTTCAGGATGACGAAGTCACCGGGCTCCACCTCGGTCACCCCGGCGCCCACTTCTTCGACCACCCCGGCCG
The bacterium genome window above contains:
- a CDS encoding AAA family ATPase, which produces MPYEYEHRINALRGTVHALEEEVSVLRRRLQDGPRRVRLLESRLTEAKSQLNLAGQRNEKLSAVLEEAREQLAMLRAEVDKLTTAPNPFATVLGVNSDSTVDVISGGRQMRVNAQPSIEIKELQRGQQVLVNDSMNIVEVRDFDRQGQVVTIKEILSEERLLVMAHADEERVVELAGPLQRVFLRIGDHVRIDPRHGLAYERLIRPEVEELVLEEVPDVTYDHVGGLHDQIEAIKDAVELPYVHRDLFEEYGLVAPKGVLLYGPPGCGKTLIAKAVANSLADAVARRTGHDDARSYFLNIKGPELLNKYVGETERQIRLIFQRAREKSDEGVPVIVFFDEMDSLFRTRGTGISSDVESTIVPQL
- a CDS encoding tRNA (adenine-N1)-methyltransferase; amino-acid sequence: MAAGIPFGEGEPALLLDDKGRKYLLQLRSTGTFQYHRGSLAHADIIGRPEGTRFTSSNGAPLIGVRPRLADYVLKMRRGPQVVYPKDLGPILVYADIRPGATVLEAGTGSGAATLALVRAVGRTGRVISCELREDHAARGRANVERYFGSIPDHLDLRVGDVREIAAEVEHDRLVLDLAEPWQVIPATAETLRPGGLVAGYVPTVPQVDRFHSALESSGRFVDVETFEILLRTWHVAGRSVRPDHGMVGHTGFVTTARCVNPP
- a CDS encoding gamma carbonic anhydrase family protein; this translates as MSRVDQTHGEPEGPVVLGSPSIHPDSFVAPGVHIYGNAVIEARAVVMFGVVIRAELDRVVVGEGSNLQDNVVMHCDPGFPCVVGRDTTVGHAAVLHSVRVGDHCLVGIGSMALTGSELGEGAWLASGAVLPEGRVIPPWTLAMGIPAKPVRRLTDDEIERQRSGVATYQQFLEAYKPLLG
- a CDS encoding MBL fold metallo-hydrolase, whose translation is MPLELVTTDGLFRLDGGEWEVTNNIWLIGNDQEVLVIDAGHDHAPIVEAVAGRRVIAIVATHGHNDHINSAVALREHVDAPIMLHPDDRMLWDMVYADATPDRDLAHGATLRAAGHELAVIHTPGHSPGSCCFLDDGSGLVFSGDTLFNGGPGATGRSFSDRPTLLRSIRDMLLVLPDETVVHTGHGDSTTIGAERTGVLDRIARLGVN
- a CDS encoding S-(hydroxymethyl)mycothiol dehydrogenase, coding for MPRTVQGVVSKAVGEPVTLEEIVIPDPGPGEAVVSIQACGVCHTDLHYREGGINNDFPFFLGHEAAGVVEEVGAGVTEVEPGDFVILNWRAVCGQCRSCLRGRPNICFSTHNASQKMTLADGTELSAALGIGAFADATLVAAGQCTKVDPAASPVAAGLLGCGVMAGIGAAMNTGGVGPGDSVAVFGCGGVGDGAIAGAKLAGATTIIGVDIDDRKLEWATEFGATHTINSNDEDPVHAIKALTGGNGVDVAIEAIGLPHVYQQAFKARDLAGTVVLVGVPAPDMTLELPFIEVFGRGGALKSSWYGDCLPSKDFPMLIDLYLQGRLDLDRFVSETIGVGDVEEAFHKMERGEVLRSVVVF